From one Alicyclobacillus acidocaldarius subsp. acidocaldarius Tc-4-1 genomic stretch:
- a CDS encoding DJ-1/PfpI family protein, with protein MAKKVLILAGDAVEALEIYYPYYRLLEEGIDAVIAAPTKKTLNTVVHDFTGWETYTEKPGYLIQAHAAFADIRPEEFDGLILPGGRAPEYIRLNEHVPRIVGHFFDANKPVGAICHAAQVLEVVRDKLQGRTMTAYIACKPSVEGMGAKYASETLYVEGNLVSGHAWPDLPGFMREFLKLLNAR; from the coding sequence ATGGCCAAGAAGGTGCTCATCTTAGCGGGAGACGCGGTCGAAGCCCTGGAAATCTACTATCCTTACTATCGGCTCCTCGAGGAAGGGATCGACGCCGTCATCGCAGCGCCGACCAAGAAGACACTGAACACCGTCGTCCACGATTTCACGGGCTGGGAGACCTATACGGAGAAACCGGGATACCTCATTCAGGCGCACGCGGCTTTTGCCGACATTCGGCCGGAGGAATTCGACGGCCTCATCCTGCCTGGTGGCCGGGCGCCAGAGTACATCCGGCTGAACGAGCATGTGCCGCGCATCGTGGGTCATTTCTTCGATGCCAATAAGCCCGTTGGGGCGATTTGTCATGCGGCGCAGGTTCTTGAGGTGGTGCGCGACAAGCTGCAGGGGCGCACCATGACGGCGTACATCGCCTGCAAGCCGAGCGTCGAGGGCATGGGCGCAAAGTACGCCTCAGAGACGCTGTATGTGGAGGGAAACCTCGTGTCCGGACACGCGTGGCCAGATCTGCCTGGCTTCATGCGCGAATTTCTGAAACTGCTGAACGCCCGATGA